The following are encoded in a window of Ranitomeya variabilis isolate aRanVar5 chromosome 8, aRanVar5.hap1, whole genome shotgun sequence genomic DNA:
- the GP9 gene encoding platelet glycoprotein IX produces the protein MAWWKISISFQLIILVQFSNCNIDPCPSPCICFPLQTRGLIVNCSSRHLKDVPDLPVDTVRLYLQNNLITSVSSGALDHLVSLQEVDVSGNPWNCDCQIMYFKIWLDSIPVQRNPANIRCATPNTVSTKPFQNLTGNDMTPCGRTWPIKCKKFFIRDLYMIGLAVLVLILMSYVVRMARKLACCVAVTTSSRHKKASNESYKSK, from the coding sequence ATGGCGTGGTGGAAAATCTCTATATCATTCCAGCTGATTATTTTGGTTCAATTTAGTAACTGCAACATTGATCCATGCCCATCGCCTTGCATCTGTTTTCCGTTGCAAACAAGAGGATTAATAGTTAATTGCAGCTCAAGGCATCTCAAAGATGTACCAGATCTCCCAGTGGACACTGTACGGCTTTACTTGCAAAATAACTTAATAACATCTGTGTCATCTGGAGCTCTTGATCACTTGGTCAGCCTCCAGGAAGTCGATGTGTCTGGAAATCCTTGGAATTGTGATTGTCAAATAATGTATTTCAAAATCTGGCTTGACTCCATACCCGTTCAGAGAAACCCAGCAAATATAAGATGTGCAACCCCAAATACAGTATCAACGAAACCATTCCAGAACCTCACTGGGAATGACATGACTCCATGTGGAAGAACATGGCCAATTAAGTGCAAAAAGTTCTTTATACGAGACCTGTATATGATTGGCCTTGCTGTGTTGGTTCTAATTTTGATGTCCTATGTGGTCAGGATGGCAAGAAAACTGGCGTGTTGTGTTGCAGTCACTACCAGCTCTCGTCACAAAAAGGCCTCAAATGAAAGCTACAAGTCAAAGTAA
- the LOC143787292 gene encoding platelet glycoprotein IX-like — protein sequence MLIGPNLILLGIWFLTVADGSDCPVQCKCINLTGNTLRVNCNSQNLKKFPSLPKETEELYLQENLLTVVPAGAFDNLINLKKLNLSSNPLHCDCKIWYLIMWLSDGNMVEVSEIKCVHPSPLYGKPVSQLTENEITSCSRHTRLCSDFLFNDAFLYALLSLLFFLMILCLKTFKMIKFKIKVTDNDIELRTSKTSKDSFRKRRSVPNVKTY from the coding sequence ATGCTGATTGGTCCAAACCTAATACTTCTTGGAATCTGGTTCCTGACAGTTGCTGATGGAAGTGATTGCCCTGTACAATGTAAATGTATAAATTTGACTGGTAATACATTACGAGTGAACTGCAACTCCCAGAACTTGAAGAAATTTCCATCACTACCTAAGGAAACAGAAGAGTTATACCTACAGGAGAACCTATTAACAGTAGTTCCGGCCGGGGCATTTGATAAtttaataaacttaaaaaagttgaATTTATCTTCCAACCCACTGCATTGTGACTGCAAGATCTGGTACTTAATTATGTGGCTCTCTGATGGAAACATGGTCGAAGTCAGCGAGATAAAATGTGTCCATCCTTCTCCGCTGTATGGGAAACCAGTCAGCCAGTTAACAGAAAACGAAATCACTTCTTGCTCGAGGCACACAAGGCTCTGTTCAGACTTTCTATTTAATGATGCATTTCTTTACGCTCTCCTCTCCCTCTTGTTCTTTCTAATGATCTTATGCTTGAAAACTTTCAAAATGATAAAGTTTAAAATCAAAGTAACTGATAATGACATTGAGTTAAGGACATCTAAGACTTCTAAAGATAGTTTTCGTAAGAGAAGGTCTGTTCCAAATGTAAAAACGTATTAA